A portion of the Cryptomeria japonica chromosome 5, Sugi_1.0, whole genome shotgun sequence genome contains these proteins:
- the LOC131032751 gene encoding 2-C-methyl-D-erythritol 2,4-cyclodiphosphate synthase, chloroplastic — MSAVALSAVISPKHSETASLKSTFTLSLQHRYFCNNSNTQLRTPILRRTNEFRIYKVCKAAYTAVERETENIVKKDAPILPFRVGHGFDLHRLEPGLPLIIGGISIPHDRGCDAHSDGDVLFHCVVDAILGALGLPDIGQLFPDSDPKWRGADSSVFLKEAVRLMHEAGYDLGNLDATLILQRPKVSPHKEAIRSNLCKLLEADPSVINLKAKTHEKVDSLGENRSIAAHTVVLLMKK; from the exons ATGTCTGCTGTAGCACTTTCTGCAGTTATATCGCCCAAACACTCAGAGACGGCCTCTCTAAAATCGACATTCACGTTATCTCTCCAACACAGATATTTCTGCAATAATTCCAATACACAGTTAAG AACCCCAATTTTAAGGAGGACAAACGAATTCAGAATCTACAAAGTATGCAAGGCTGCTTATACTGCAGTTGAACGTGAAACTGAGAATATTGTAAAGAAGGATGCACCAATTTTGCCTTTTAGGGTTGGGCATGGTTTTGATTTGCATAGGCTGGAACCAGGGCTGCCATTGATTATAGGAGGAATCAGTATTCCACATGACAGAGGCTGTGATGCTCACTCAGATG GTGATGTACTGTTTCATTGTGTTGTTGATGCAATTTTAGGAGCGTTGGGTCTTCCTGATATTGGACAGCTTTTCCCTGATAGTGATCCCAAATGGCGAGGTGCAGATTCTTCAGTCTTTTTGAAGGAGGCG GTGAGGCTTATGCATGAGGCAGGGTATGATCTTGGGAACTTGGATGCAACCCTGATTTTGCAGAGGCCAAAGGTGAGCCCTCATAAGGAAGCTATTCGAAGCAACTTATGTAAATTACTTGAAGCTGATCCCTCTGTTATTAATCTTAAGGCTAAGACTCACGAGAAGGTTGATAGCCTTGGTGAGAATCGAAGCATTGCTGCACACACAGTTGTACTGCTGATGAAGAAATGA